CCCGACCCAAGGCTACTTTGCGTCTGTTTCCTCGATTGCTTCGTCAAGACTGTCCGAAGGTCTTAGCCAGGCTTCTGCTCAGTTTTCCACTCAGCCCACTTCCGGTATTGACAGTGCGCGTCGCCAGTACTACGAGGCTATTGGTCTCGCCCATGGCCGCTACTCTGAATTTCTCGGTGCTGCCTCCAGCGCCGTCTACGGCCCTCAACAAGGTACAGCAGAGTCTTTCGCTTCGGTCGCATCTGCATCGGCGAGCTCCATTGCCTCGGCTGCGTCCGTGTCGGCAGCTTCCGCCGCATCTGGTGTTTCTGACACCGTTAATTCCGCTGCCGCAAATGCTCAGTCCGTAGCATCGAACGCTCAGGCTGCCGCTGAGTCGCTGGCCTCTCAAGTCAGTTCTGGTGTTATCGGCTCTGAGACACCTTGGACCGAGTCAGTTGCTTCTCAGGCTAGCGAGAACTGGGAGGCGTTGATCGCCAGGGCCAGCAGCCAGGTCTACGGTCAGCCTACTCCCTGGACAGAGTCAGTCTATTCTCAGGCTGGTGCATACGGAGCACAAGCCACAGCCAGGGTCGCCGAGCAGTATGCTGGTATTCAGGCCCTGATCTCTGAACTGGTCGTCGGCAAAGAGCCCGATTTCACCGAGAGCGTCATGAACAGATTTGCATCAGCATACTCTACAGGCCTTCCCGCTGTTGTTGCCTCTGCTGAATCATACGTCAACGGGCAATACGACTCTGCAAGCTCTTACGCCGGTGAGAGCTTCGAGGCTGCAACTGATTATGCTGCCGATGCCTACGCTTCCGCTTCATCTGTCGTCAGCTCCATCTTCACCCCACCAGCCGCCGTTGAGACTATCCTCAGCCAGGCCAGCGCGCAGATCGACTCGGCTCTTGAGAGCGCCTCGGTCGCTGTTTACGGAACCCCCAAGGGCGCGGCTGAGCAGGCTAGCGAGTCTGTTGCCAGCGCGTACGCTTCCATCCAGTCTCAGGTTAGCGAGGCCATCTACGGCACCGAACAGGCTCAGGATAGCTTCACTGCCGCTGCTGTTAGCGCTCAAGCTGCCATAAGCGCAGCCATCTTTGGCACACCCACAGCCACTGGCTACGCTGCATCGATCACGAGCGGCGCCTCTGACACATACGGCTCCGTAGCCAGTGGTGCTGGAGAGGTGTACAGCTCGGTTGCCAGTAACGCGGGAGAGGTCCTTGACTCCGTCGCGAGTGGCGCAGGTGAAGCCTACACTTCTGTCGCCTCGGTCGCAAGTGAGAACGCCGACTACGCCTACTCCAAGATCAGCTCCGCAATCTACGGTCCCGAACAGGGTGCTATGGAAAGCGCCAACAGCAGGATCGCACTCGCCGTCGAGGCAGCCAATTCGCGCATCAGCGAGATGTACGCTAGTGCATCCGTCAATGCTGGTAAGGCAGCCAGTAGCGCGTCAAGCGTTGCTACTGAGGCGACACAAAGAGTCAAGGACGAGTTGTAAATCACTGCAACATCAACAGGGACAAGATAGATGCACGACCTTTTGTCTCCAGGCATCTAATTACTCACACCTACCCCTCTCACAAATCTCAAAATTGCGCTCTCACACCATGACGAACCAGCAATCACCAATCACGACTTCACACTCCTTATGCTACTGTACAAGTACTTTTTCTACTCGTCTGAGTGTCTACCATACTGCTCTATTCCCCCACTCGCCAGCTCCTGTTGAGCTGAGATTTTCTGCATCGGATCGAAACAAAACGAAATGACAtgaggaaggaaggaagggtggacggatggatggatggagcCAGGTAATACATATCCCAAGTACGCAGCTACGACATGATTAGCTTTCTGTTTTTCCCCCTTCTGTTAGTCATTCTCGCGATTATTCTTTAGCGCTGAGCTACTGGCGATATGGAAATGAATATACCCTTTCTACTTCACGCATTGGTTGCATGGTTCACTTGACCTTATGTGGGATTTGTCATGTTGACGCGCTTTCCCGTGTCAGCAGCTATACGCTTCGATGATCAATTATCAGTTCTCGATTCAAGTGTGCACTGGAGGGGTGGGTTCGTGGTATTGTTCATTTGAGGTCTACATATATTCCATCGTGTCATTACTCAGTCGTTGGTTGCTGGTATCTTCGCTCGTCCCGTGTACACTGCATGTACAATGTCATCCCAATGATTGTATATCGCTTGCCATGTCAGTCCAAAACCCAATAACGCCAGTCATGCATCCTCATTCAGACTCATCGTCCTCCAGTCAGTAAAACATGACTACGAATCGCTGTCGCTCAACGAGTCGCGTCGCCCGCGCTCTCCTCCCCGCCTGTAGCCTGCCATGACGTCGCGGCCACCGCGCTCACGCTCCCGGCGGTGGCTCGGTGCGCCAACCTGGCTTACGCTCTCATTCGGCACAACGGTGCCCGCCTGGCTCAGTCCAGGAATGTGGCACGGGTAAGACATGTGGCCTTGTGCGTTTCCGTTGGCAGTTGTGAAGATGTCAGACGGCGCATAAGAGTTTTCAGGCCTGGAGCTGCGGTGCTTCTTCTGCGGTGACTGCGACGTAGGGCGGGAACGGGATTCCGCAGGACGAGGGCGGGATTGCGAAGTGCGGTCGCGGCTTTGTTGGCGTGCCTGCGCGCGCTCAGCCTTGGGGCGGTAGTCGGAGTAGTACGAAGACTCGGCAGCTTCAGAAGGAGCAGAGCGGGCATTTGTGCGGCTATCCTCAGTGTATGCGCCGGTGTAGACAGTGTTTGCATCGTCGTCACCGGTCGTGAAGGAGTATGCTGCCGAAGGGGGTGCGCGGCGAGCGTTGGACGGGGCTTTGGCAGGTGCAGAAGCCTTGACAGGTGGAGGAGACTTGACAGGCGAGGAAGCCTTAACAGGAGACTTGGGCGGTGCTGGCGCAAAGTCCCGAGCTTCAGAGTGGTCGTATTCAGAGGGTGCGGTGTACTCGGTGAAGGCGCGCGTGTATTCAGTGCGGGCTTCAGCCATCTCTGGCATCTCCGAGCCAACTTCAGAGCGAGttttctttgccttcttttGGTCGGCCTTTTCACGCTTGGCTTCTGCCTTTTCAGCTTCCTTGCGGGCTTTGGCTTGTGCGGCGGCGGTCTTGAGGGCTTCTTTCTCGGCGGCTCTGGCGTTCTTCATGCGTTCGCGGGCGCGGCGCTCCTTCTCTTTGGCTTCTTTCTTGGgatctctcttatctttcttGACGAGTGGTTTTCCGGAGACGTTGGAGCCAAGATCGGAGGGTTCGGTGGGCGAGTAGTCGGTGTACATGCCGTCAGCCTGACGATTGAGGCCTCCAACACGGGCAGCCTTCTCGTGGCGGTAGCCATCAAGGTCAGGGTCGTTGTAGTCGTTGGTATGATCGCGGCGATGCTTCTTGTGGCGTCTGCCATCACCACCACGCAGGCCGTGGCGGGACTTGCCCTCTTCAGCATCACGGATCTCACTCATGTCTGCGCTGGTGCCGGTCTCGTCGGTGTAGCCAACGCTGCTCTCGGCGCCATAGCTGCCACCATGCACAACACTGCCTCCTCCCAGCCTGGTGCTCTTGGTAGCATTGGACAGTGTCTTGCCATCAGGTCCCTTGCGGCGGAGAACAGTCGATTTGTAGTCCTCCCAGTCGTCTTTCCTCCACTTGAACCCTCCGTTTTTGGCCCAGAAGAAGAACCAGATGGCTGTAAGGGTCATGCCCACGGCAATGAGGGCGAATAGGACCTGGAACCCTGGGCCGGACAGGTCCTGTGCTGGCCGCGAGCCCGCTGCTGCAATGACTTTGTAGTCATCGCGCTTGGTGAGGGACTTGGCCAGGTGCAGGGCGCGGACAGCCAAAGGCGAGcgtgcctgtgcctgcgTGTTGGCGTCGAGTTCAGGGTGGGGCGCCATGTTGGGCGGGCTCTGTGGAATGCGGACCCAGCAGACGCAGGTGGTGAATGTGTCGAACAACGAATGCAGCTAGTGAGTTCTGTCAGAACAACTCGGGATAGAAATGGTGACTCTGGAATGTGTGGGGAAGAGGAGAGCATGGTCCTCGATACCTTTGCTCCGTTTGCTGGTGGCTGGCAAACGCCTGAAGTGGAGGCTGGGGAGGCTGGGGAAGCCGCGCGCGTCATTGTAAACATGGCGCTGCTGCAGCAACGCTCAACCCTGAACACCAGCGCGACCATACGCGCCAGCATGCAGGTTTTATTTCACATGGGTTCACAGCATGCTCATCGCGATTGCTACTGGACCGACCTCTGGAAGCTCAAACGGCGATGCCTCGCTCTACCACAGGCATAGACGCTAAGACGACACAACTGCGCGAAGGCTGACTCTAGCCCATGGCCTGCCTGCAAGTCGGCTCGACGTTGTGAGGCGTCGTAGAGGCACTGGTTTGATTGACTTCCACATGCTGTATTTGTTTCCATCCGAGCGATTGCACATGCGATAACGCTGACAGGCAATGCTGATGAGAATCCTTCTATGAGAGTCCTTCTATGAGAGTCCTTCTATGAGAGTCCTTCTGGTCCTAAAAATGGCCAGTCCGGATCTGCACTAGCGTCGTCAAGCTTACTGAAGACGCCCTTTTCTCTACATGTAGGGCGCGAACCAGTCGTCAACTTGACAAAGAAAAACTGGCACCCGAGTCTCCAAGAATTTTGATCTGTCTGAATATGAACCATCAGGATTATATAAGAAGACCGCGCGGCTCACAGCTACTCCTCGATCGAATCACTGCGACACGATGAGCACTACTATGGCGACCGTGATAGAAGCTGTCCAGTTACAGACTATCTCCAAGGCCAATTTCCAAGAACCTTCTGTTCGCACTCCAAGGCCGTCTGCGGACTCAGTGCGAACACTTGGTGCGGGTCGGACTGGCGGAATTTTTGAATCAGAGTTCTCGAGTTTATCTGCATCGAAGACGCCCAACCTACACATCTTTCTCGCCATCTTTACACCTTCATTTGTAGGCTTTCTCTCCAGCTTCACAAACGGGGTCATTACAATCGGTCTTCCAGAGATTGCACGCTCGCTTTCCCTTGATCGCTCTCTGTACCTTTGGCCATCTTCTGTTTACGGCCTGACGTCTGGGGCCTGTCTCCTAATCGCTGGATCTATCGCCGACATTGTCGGTGCACGGCCTGTTGAATTACTCGGCATCACGTTGATTGGCGCCTTTACACTGGCTTGCGGATTCTCAACTACGGGCGAGCAGCTTGTCGTCTTCCGCGCTCTTCAAGGAGTCGCGCTGGCCATGCACCTCCCAGCCTCTGTAGCGTTAATCTCAGGAGCTGTGCCGTCAGGACGAGCAAGGAATCTTGGCTTCGCATGTCTAGGCTTCAGTCAACCGCTCGGCTTCGCTGTGGGTCTGGTCATCAGCGGAATCTTGATCGAGAAAGCTGGTTGGCGATCTGGTTTCTACCTGTCCGGGGGCGCCTTGCTGGCCACGGCTATCGCAGCTGTGTGGAGCTTGCCAAAGCTGAAGACAGGTGCACACGACGGAGTGATCACACTGGCGAAGAAGGTTGGCAAAGAGGTTGATTGGGTTGGAGGTATGATCTCGGGCGGTGGCCTGGCTATCCTGGCCTATGTCCTTGCGTAAGTAACTCGAGCAACTAGTGGAGCTCATGTTCTGACAAACAACAGTATCCTCAGCGCAGACCTCGCCACCATCCGGTCAGCAGAAACCGCGACTTTGCTCGCACTCAGCatcgtcctcctcctcgccTTTCCAGCATGGATGTACTACCGCGAACGCGTGAACAAACCCGCTCTCGTGCCCAACAAGCTCTGGAGAAACATACCCTTCACATCGACATGCATCATGGTGGCCCTCTCTTATGGCGTGATGAATAGCATCGAAACCTTCTCATCGCTCTACTTCCAAGAGATCCAACAAGCCACCCCACTGACAACATCCCTCTACCTCCTCCCCAACCTCGCCACCGGCGTACTGCTGAACGTCCTGGTCGGCACCTTCGTCCACAAGATACCGGCGCTCTATCTAGTCTCCATCTCTGCCGTCATATGCTCCATCTCGCCTCTCCTCATGGCCGTCATGGATCCAAGCTGGAACTATTTCTACCTCGCCTTCTGGGCCCAGGTCTGCGCCCCGTTCAGTGCCGACGTACTCTTCACCGTCGGCTTGATCATCGTGAGTGACAATTTTCTCGAAAGGGACCAGGCACTAGCGGGTGCTGTCTTCAACATGGTCGCGCAGTTCGGGATGAGTTTGGGCATGGGAAGCTGTCAAGTTGTTGCGCTGGGGGTGATTGGAAGTGACAAGAGCAGCAATGATGGCGGAAGTGGACATGGTGATTCGTCCACACACGATCCAAGGGAGCTGTTGAAAGGGTACCGTGCAAGCTTTTGGACAATGTTTGGGTACATGTTGTGCTGTGTGTGCATCGCGATCGTAGGGTTGAGGAAGGCTGGGAAGGTGGGGTTGAAGAAGGACTGAAGCGACGCTTCGATTCGTATAGTCTTACTAAAGCAGATAGATGTGCTTTCAGCTTCACTAGATACAAGCTTTGCCCAAAGTTTCAGCATGCCCAAAAGCCAATCGCGTATCAATCTTTGAAGCTTCTGCGTCATGTTGTCACTGGATTGGTTTTGTTGTTCGGGTGCCGCAGGAGGAAGGTGAGGGTGCGAAAGTGAGTGACTTACGCTACAGAGACAACCAGACAGCATACTGTGCCGCTCAAACGATCCAAAACATGATAACATTACTGTTTATACTTTACAAGAAGCAAACTTTTACAAGTTGTGTGCCCAGCCTACCCACCACAGCGCGCAAGTGCGCGTTTACTATCCATTTTCTTGAACGCCAGTCGCTGTACCTAATACACCACATGGGGAGAGCTCTTTGTACATGATCAAAGGCAAGACAGTCGCCTGGGATGTGCTACCAAGTCGTGGGTACCTTGGGGTATTCGTCCTTGCTGATCTTCAAGTCTTCAAAGACCGAGTCGTCACCTGCGCCACATGTTAGCACACGCAAGCCTATACCGGCGATAGTCACTCACCCTTCAGATGCTGAACACGAAGCTCATCTTCATGCTCAAGCCGCTCGATCTCCTCCTTTGGCGTCTCCTTATCGTGCTTCTCGTTCTTCTTCGTGGGCTCGACGGCCTTGTCCATGTTCTCGCCAATGAGCAGGATTTGACAGTACTCGTGATCAAGGTACTTGGGCTTGACCTCGGTCCAAGCGAGACCGCGGAATTCTTCAATGATCTCCTTGGAGAAATCGGGCTTCTGGGGAAGAGATGCGCTTGCTGGGCCGCTACGCTCGGGGCTCTTTACACTGATTATAAAACTGCCTTGGTCCTTGATGCCGAGATCCTCCTGCACTTCGCCGATGTCTGATGGGATCGTAGTCGAGTAGACGAGATGGGTAGTAGCATCCTCAGTACGAGTGATCAGGTACACACCTTCTGCAACAGGAGTGACAGGGTCAGTGTGGCGAGTGCCTTGCGTCTGGGTGTCGTAGTCTGCGCCTTTGAAGAAGTTGTCCTTCAGATCTTGGATGCTCGTATTGGCCTTCTCGACAAAAGCCATGAAGCGGTCGTTGTGAGACTTGGGGAAGACTTTTTTAGGCAGAGCGAACAGACGGTTGTTCTTGAGATCCTGGACAGCACCATCACCTAGCTTAGCACCTGTGAGTAAAGGTCGAAGGACGAAGAATGTGCGCTGCAGGTCACCAACACTCTCAGCCTCATCGACACTAACACGGTTGCGTGTGAAGAAATAGATGACACCCTTCTCCAGGATGTTCGATGGCATCTTCTTCTCGCGTTGTGATGACTCTTCAATAGCGCCGTCGCCATTTACCTCGGTATTTGTGGCATCCTCAGCTTTGTTGTTCGTCGAACCATCTGTTTTGCTAACAGCATCTTGACCATCCGTGGCCTTTGTCTCTGCGCCGTTGGCCGTGCCTGTGCTCTCCTTCTTCGTGGCGTCCTTGTCCTTGCCCTTAGCTGTCTGCTCGGTCAATTTTTCCTCAGGCGTATCCTTCTCTGCATCCTTCACCACATCCTGTGCAGCTTCTTGCATCTCGGTATCATCCTTGGTCTTCTGGTCTTCTGGCTTGGGGTCAAGCATGCTGTCGATAGTTGGCTGGTTCTTTGACGCTTTACGTCCGCGCTTGGGCGAGGTCTCGGCATCATGATCTGCCTCAGGCTTTCGCTTGCTTCCAACTACAGCATCGTTCTTGGTCGGGCTCGAGTTGTTGCTACCGTTGCGTGTCGAAGAGCGTGTTCCTGCCATGCTGAGGTACTGGGGTGTCTGAAGAGAGGATTAAGAAGCGATGCGTAGTAATTGATGAGGGTTTGAATCGCTGGAGTCTGTTGTGACGTGTGGTGTTTCCTGGGGCGCGACTTGACTTTGAGCTGCTTCTCTAGCGCGCCGCGTGCGACGCGTCAATGATGTCACGTTTCTGGAGAAATAACACGAGCAATCGTCAGGGCACGTGCCTTTGGTTTGCGATTGCGATCGCGTTTGCGTTTGCAGGTCTGTCTGTCGCGCAGATGAAAAGGCGTTGCTCCCGTCAGAACTGCACCAGCTTCAAGAGACACAATGGCGACGAAAAACCATCTATAGGCCAGATTTCGAGACATCTGCGTTCTATCATGTGGAGCCCTAAGACGACAACTTACTGAAAGCTCGTATGCCCTCAGCAATACCTTCAGGGCTCGGCTTTTCTGCAACGACATCGGGAGTGAACGCAAATTCGTTGATCAAGTAGTCGCGAGTCGTAGGGCCGATGGTCACTATGAGTGTGTCTCTTGAGCCCTCGACCTTCTTAGCTTTTCCAGTCTCGACGTCCAGAAGTCCCAGGCTCTCGAGCATAGCCTGGCAGCCTGTTGGAGAAAAGACTACGACCCATTGGCGCTTTGATCCGCTGTCCACATTTCCTCGCCAGACCGTGGTAAAGTCGGTCTTGAAAGAACGCAGCTCGCCGGTCTCGTATATAACCAGCTCATCAACTTTCGCTCTTCTGTCGACAGCAAGCGCTTCAGACTGCAGTGTCTTTGGTATGATGTCCCTTCTCTTATCACCAACCATGAACAGGATTGGTGGGTTCAAGACACCCGGGTACAGGGCGTTGTAGTGGTCCAGTATGAAGCCTGCAAGGGCCTCTCCATTGCCCGTCTCCTCGCCTAGAATAGGACAGCGCAGGTTCAACGCCCGCAACCCACGTGCGGTGGCCGGCCCGACGACGTAGAGAGGTAGACTCTCGGGCAGCAGTTCATCGACTACAAAGGACCCTTCTTTTCGAAtgtcttctactacttcaTGGAACGCTTCTACAGCCCGCTGTGAGGTGAAAATCAGAGCACCGTAAGTCGCAAGGCCGTTCTGCGATGTTGGCACGAATCCTCGGTTGACGATGTGCTGGCGCACCGTGGCCAGGGCATCCCGTTTGAACCTGTGCTCGAGTACAGGCACAAAGACGGGTGCGAACCGGCTGTTGTCGCAAGTAGAGAACAGCTCTTCATATGTGTCGGTCGGCGCTGACTTTGTCTTGAGCAGTAGGATTGGCGTTTTCCCTCGCGAGTGCTCCGCCATGGTTGCGGTTGTCGAGGGAAGAAGCGCATATTCCCAGACAGGGCCGCTCTTACTGGTCGGTGGTGCGCTAACGACTGGCTGCCGCGGTAGGGATTCACCCGTGCACTCCAGGGAGCGACCCGCCAATTTATCAATTATTTGTCCTCAGGACCTGATCACCCCCATCTCCCTCGCCCGGTCCTCCCCTCTCCACTTCCGCTCGACCGTTGCATTCCACCGATTGGGCTCTCGACTCCAATTGATCGTCAAAATGGCTGAACTTGCGACCCCCTCCGCCGCCCAGGTGGCTACCGCCGATGCTACTGCTCCCCAAGAGAAGCAGCAGACCGTCCGCCCCGAGAAGCCTGATGAGGACCAGTTCAAGGAGGACCTCGCCAAGGCAGAGAAGGAGCACCAGGCCGCCCAGGACAAGTTGGTATGTCTGGACATTTTCGCCGTTTCGCTTAGTCGTTCGCACATGCCTGTCGCCGGTGTGCGCAGTATACCGCCGGGTAGCTGCAGCGCCTGCAAACCACGCATCCTCCGCCATAGGTACTAACAACGTGCTAGAATGCCGCCAAGGCCAAGCTCGACACCGCCCGCCCAAACAACAAGGACTCTCCCAACGCCAAGCGCCAGCAGGAGCTCAAGACCGAGTTGAACGCCATCCGCCAGGCTCAGCAGGGCAACAAGACCGGTCGCAATGCCATCTTCGAGAAGATGAAGAAGCTCGATGAGCAGCTCAAGTCCCGTCAGAACGAGCTCAAGACCAACAAGAGCCGCGTCAACTTCAGGTCCGCTGAG
The window above is part of the Ascochyta rabiei chromosome 1, complete sequence genome. Proteins encoded here:
- a CDS encoding Uroporphyrinogen-III synthase, coding for MAGTRSSTRNGSNNSSPTKNDAVVGSKRKPEADHDAETSPKRGRKASKNQPTIDSMLDPKPEDQKTKDDTEMQEAAQDVVKDAEKDTPEEKLTEQTAKGKDKDATKKESTGTANGAETKATDGQDAVSKTDGSTNNKAEDATNTEVNGDGAIEESSQREKKMPSNILEKGVIYFFTRNRVSVDEAESVGDLQRTFFVLRPLLTGAKLGDGAVQDLKNNRLFALPKKVFPKSHNDRFMAFVEKANTSIQDLKDNFFKGADYDTQTQGTRHTDPVTPVAEGVYLITRTEDATTHLVYSTTIPSDIGEVQEDLGIKDQGSFIISVKSPERSGPASASLPQKPDFSKEIIEEFRGLAWTEVKPKYLDHEYCQILLIGENMDKAVEPTKKNEKHDKETPKEEIERLEHEDELRVQHLKGDDSVFEDLKISKDEYPKVPTTW
- a CDS encoding Uroporphyrinogen-III synthase, whose translation is MAEHSRGKTPILLLKTKSAPTDTYEELFSTCDNSRFAPVFVPVLEHRFKRDALATVRQHIVNRGFVPTSQNGLATYGALIFTSQRAVEAFHEVVEDIRKEGSFVVDELLPESLPLYVVGPATARGLRALNLRCPILGEETGNGEALAGFILDHYNALYPGVLNPPILFMVGDKRRDIIPKTLQSEALAVDRRAKVDELVIYETGELRSFKTDFTTVWRGNVDSGSKRQWVVVFSPTGCQAMLESLGLLDVETGKAKKVEGSRDTLIVTIGPTTRDYLINEFAFTPDVVAEKPSPEGIAEGIRAFSKLSS